tttgatgTGTCTGGACAGTCACAGATCATACAAACATAGATGACTAAACACCAGGACTAGCCATATAGGCTATAGTTTGAAGAGATTTTGCTGTGTTTCACATGCAGCCAGACACAGCGAGACAAACTTATTGGAAAGaaggaaacaaagacaaataggaaagagaaaacaagagcTAGGCACAGAGATAGACACTCTACTGAGAAAAGACATGGATAAAAAGACAGTCTCCAGAGAAGAACTGGgaacagcattaaaaatgagATAATTGGACAAAGAACAGATAGAAAAGTTCTTTTCTCCTTGTTATATTTTGGTTCTGATTTAAAAGACTACTGTCATCACTTTTTATAGCTCCCCTGACTCTTAAGAGTTTTGCAcactagattaaaaaaaaaaatcacctcagAATCCATGTGAGGCTGCTTCCTGCGACTTTGAAGACCTTAAAACATGTGTTCAGATCACACCTAAAAATGACCAGTGTATCTATGGCCACATGAAGAAAATTAGATAAAAGATGACAGATTAGATAGCGTGACCAAAGTGTGTAGCTGTACGCTGCTTAATTGAGTTGGAACCGTATAAGGAGCAGAGGTACTGTGGTGACTCCAATTCTATCAGCCTGTCTTTCTCTGAGACCTACATCTGgctttttgcacacacacacacacacacacacacacacacacacacacacacacacacacacacacacacacacacacacacacacacatgcacgcacacacgcacatatacacacaaaaacacgttGCAGAGTGTGCCTGTGGGACAAGAGCCTGACAGCACTACAAAACCAGCCAGCAGAGATTAGATACACCACAACAGTCACTGataacataaacacactcactcaggaatcgctgacacacacacaaagctccCCTCGCTCTCCGTCCTGGTCTCACACTCTCCATCAGTGAGAGGCAGGTGGAATGCTGTGTTTAGATACCAGTGGATGCCTTACACCTGCTTTGATCCCCTTACTGTAGTACCTCATTATTCTTACTGATGCAGCCATTATTAAACATCCCGACTGTCAGTGAAATCATTTGTGTGACACAAACCTTTCCCGGTGACCTCTTAATACCTTTAACACCAGGTTTAAATGAACTCAGGACACATTAAGGATGATCTGTAACAGTCGTGGCCCCTGGATGTGACCATAGCATCAGTAATGGAAAATAAATTGCTAAATTACATTTCTTGGGAAGgaaggacattaaaaaaatcataaaaccaGTAATCACAGCTTAGTTGACTATTTCCTCtgataaaaaggaaatacagaCAGGGTTTATGGGAGTTAAAGAGTGGGCGAGTGCATAGCAAACCTAATGGTCAGTGGCTGCAGCTGATTACACTGATTGGAGAGGGATAATAATGCACCCAAATAAGGAGGAATGTAGTATGGTCGTAATCAAATTGATTTTTATCACCATAGCTGCTGTGAATCACTGGGATTGTATGTGACAAGGCTGAgccagaattaaaaaaacaaaacacatatgtatataaaaCAGCACCTCAGATGCTTCGACAGATAGAAAAATGTCTAGACGCCCAAACAGGAGAAAGCTGACAAATGGTCAGCATTTACCACATCATGGTACTGTATGTGTGGGTTGGAGAAATcttttccagaaaactgtatcAACAGGATCACATCTCAGctcaggaaaatgttttttcactggCTAACATCTGATCTATTTAGGCTCCAGGCTGTTGGCAATGCTGCCAGTCCCAGTGTGTCACGACCTCAGTGCGCAAGGGTCGTGGAATCTTATCATTAGATAAACATGCAGCTCTCAGTGCTGCCGTTACTTCCTGGAATGGCAGTTGGCACAAAGTGGCACCCTgtgctaaaaataaacagtggaGATATACGACAGAATAGGGCAAGAATCAGGGGAGAGGACTTCAGTCTGTACGACTCATGATTCCTCTGGTAGTGCAGAGGGACAGATAGAGAGCCTTTTACATTCCTTCATACAAGCACAAACAATCCCAAGTTTTCAGTCGCCCCAGTATCTGGACATGAAGTTGATCCTCTGACCTGGGCCATGCTAGTGTCTTGATTTTGGCTGGTGAATCTGTCTGCTCCACTTTGAATCATAACAACTCATTTGaatgtctaaaaaaatatatgtgggTGATAAAATCATGAACATGCTTGTAAAAGTTTAGGTTGCAGTTTTCTCAGTTTGGTTCGTAGTTTTTGTGTCAGATGTTGATTGCTTTATCTGTCTTTTTGTGCCAGTGACCGACTCATACAGGATTTGGATTTTGTGATGGAaaaagtactcagatcttttactttcACTCGAGTAGTTATACCATAGTTTAAGAATTCTCCATCACAAGTAAAACTCCTGCATTCAAAAGGTAACTTAGGTTAAAAGTATTAGTAGCAGTAGTATTATCGACAAAgtaaagtatcaaaagttaaGGTAATCATAATGCAGAATGGCTCGTTTGAAAGTataatgaaatattgttttattcttttttttatcaccaacAAATACATGTACGAGGGTTTTAATGCTTTATTTCGTTGATGTGGAGCCAATTTTAGATACTATGGATGCTACTGGTTATATTTGTAGAATAGTGCTACATCATATCATATAGcatatgttttcattcattttcaataaTTATTAGTTGCTGCACTAATTTATTGTAGCATAATGCCTTAAATTTAACATAGATGTCAGTCTGATCTTAACTGGTATATCCATTACAGCCCACTAGCTACAAATACTTGATGTAGTTAACACAAGTACTGCATTTAACATGTCTGGCGTTCTGTTTTTCTAGACAGTCTTACCTCCAGGTCGGACGTATGTATATCCCAGGTCTCTCTCTGACACCAGCAAACCTTTGAATCTGACCTCAGGTTCCTCCTCCAGTCTCTCATGTTTGGGTTTCCTCTGAAACAGGCCTCTCAGCATGGCTCCGCTGCTCTCTCCAGAGTCCCACTGTGTGAAAGTAATTGCCTCTTTGAGTCTCTCTAGAACTTGAAGTTGCTCAGATTATACCCTCAATCGCAGCTTCAGTAAGGCCTCAATGAAGCGATGCCAAAGGTGATGTGACACTTCCTCTGATAAGAATTTTCTTCTTTCGAAGTGAAGGATGTACCGATGAAGTGCACACTTGTAATGAGTAGCTCCGTGTAAATGTCCCTTAATCCAGATCAGGTACTGTATGTACAGCTTGTGTGGCAATGAACTTCAGTAGCAAAAGAGCTATTTGAATGTAGTTGCAGTTAAAGCTCAAGAGGAAGGTTTAACTATAGTGGCAATGTCGTCTTAGATGAGTTTCGGTTGCTGCAAATCTCAGTATTTACTCCGCCAATGTCATGAATTCCATTTATACAAACAAAGGAAGTGACGGTTCTTCTCGGACAACAATAATTCTGAGCATAGATGTGCGTTACTGTAAGAGCACCAACCCCTATAAACCTCCAGCAAACGAAATACAGTGTAAAAGAGCATCAACACCGTTCCTCATGACTGATGCACAAAGCTGGTCACATACTGCACTAACAGCATACCTAATCCATCTCGGacaacactgctgctgctcacaAAATATGTCTAACTATACTTtagataaacaaaacaaaaatattcctTGAGTAGTCCCAGTAGTGCAGTCTGGGTTACAGCCAAATCTGGCTACTGTATTGTCGAAGCACAGTTAAACCTTGtggaaaatgcagaaatactgTGCAGgttcaaataaaacatataaatcagatttaactaaaaatatttaaagtccCAACAGAGTCCTGAGGACAGACAATAACAGGTTGAAGAGCTGCTTTCAAGActtaaaaaatctcaaagtcCTTCcaaaatttagaaatgttttaacataCATTCCCTGGAGTCCCATCAAAGAGTCACTGTAGGTCTGCAGCAGACATCTCGCGTGCGCCACTGCTTGCCGTTTGACTGTTGTGTCGTGGAGAGTTTGGAGGGATTACATAGCTGAAGTTCCTGGATCACTTACAAACTTACAGTGGAGAGATTGTTGCTGAAGTGTCCAATACTACTTGTACAAGCTGTAAAGGGATGCTGTCATGTTCAAAAATTCTCAGTTAGCGCCCTTTTCTTAAGCAGTCTCAGACTTTCCCTTCTGTTGAAGTTATATGTGTCCATGTGACCGTCCAGTGACGTTCGCTGTCCAGTTCACTTTGTCAGGATCTCTGGTTCACTTTGTCAGTTCAGATGTCCCTCTGCctatcttcctctctctgtccctctctcagGCTCCAGTGTGGTGGACTGGCaccccttttctctttctctgtctctttgacTTTCACCCAGAAAGCATAACCTTGTGGCCACGGCCCCTTTTCAGTCGGTGCTGCTGGTTGTAGTCCTCCTCCCGcgctctctccttctctgtcttgCTCTGAGTGGTTTCCTGTCTTGTTGAGTTTTAGACTATTAGCAGGTCAGtgcagctaaaaacacagataatgtcatctatttgatttctttcttctaTTTTTCTCTGTATGGGGTTGAGCTGGGGCAGCACACTGGTCAAAGAGACTGTCTTGTATCTGAGGCATCTCAGGTTCTTGTCCAGCTGTTCTTTTCCCCATCAGTTCACTTcacttcaacatttttcattcattgacAAAGCTCAGTCTCTGCTTCCTGACAGCTAAAGAGCTCTCACAACTAGATGTTTCTCTCTTGATGGACTAAATGATAATCTCCTCTCCAGCACACCTCACTTCTTCCTATTTCACATCCGTCCTGctcattttttgtcaattttccAGCTCTCTGACTTTgactgtgtgtctctttgtctctgtcaaaCAGTCTCATCCCCAGTGTGCACTAAGCAGCTCTGACTCCACCAGACAGTCTCCCACTGCAGTTACTTATTTGGTACTGGGCTGATTTTCCCAGGCTCAACTGaaccctctgtgtgtgtgtgtgtgtgtgtgtgtgtgtgtgtgtgtgtgtgtgtgtgtgtgtgtgtgcgtgtgcgtgtgcgtgtgcgcgtgtgtgtgtgtgtgtgtgtgcctctccCTTCATACTGACCTCAGTGGCTTGTCCAACCTCATTTGTAGCCAACTGTAGGCTTGTGTATATTTTGGTGCATGTCTGCCTgtgtgggaatgtgtgtgtgtgtgtgtgtgtgtgtgtgtctttgataTAGGGCTGTGGTGATAACTGTTTCCACCACATACTGTAGACCCTGCTGTGCTCTCTGTCCCTCACTCGCCTTGTTTCCCTTGTTGGGATTAGCCTTATCTTTTCTTGAGGATCCACTTTAGGAAGTACGTGTATTGAGGTGTGATGATGTCCTGCTCTCCTGATAAGGGCTGGGAATCAAACCTTGATACTTTTTTGGTACATACTGTCCATGAATGTGTCAGTAACACTGAGTAACAATCactattaaacattaaaaactggTATTGAATGCTTGCTCAGATTTGAACTAGGATTGGGAATTTGAATGGTCTTGCAGTAGACCAGGGTATGTAGAAATCTAGAGGATGTGATTTTTAATCATACCAGaaatacaggcgctcctctttctgttCATATGGAGATGCTGTATTGAGGATGTACTGTAtgcagtgcacagcacgcaccaccagaggtcagtctccACATGAGGAATAGACAGCTGAACTGACAAATTTGGCGACTGCGAGTCATAAAGATAatgttacaggactgtaaacagctggcgagcaatggcagagagagactgcagcggaaaacagcatattttcacatctaactctgAATAAAGCCCTCTGAATAAAGGCTTTATTAGCTGCTAATTGTTGGAACAGTAAACTAATTCACAAGaagttttcaaaagttttgttgtatttctgtcaTGTGCTTTATGATGAGCAACATTGTTAAGAAACAAAATAGGCCTAAGAATATCACCTTTCTCGATACTTTGTTTGttaatattgtttatttgttagATTGAATAGCTGAGAGAGCTTGCCAAACATAGCAAACTTGCTGCTCAGCGTGGAGGATGGGGGTGTAGCATAGCACACAAATACCGTCATTTTCGGTAAATCCTGGTAAAATTTCAGGaggtatggaaaaaaaactactgcCTAAACCTAATTTGAACTCCTTTTACCTCATTGTGTTTACCAGATTATTTATTGCTGAAATCATATTTGTActagtttacatttttattttattcaggcAAAGTTCTTGTTTTGCTGCTTGTATTAGACATAATGTAGCATTTGAGAAAATTTACTGTTTACATTGGATAAGAAAAGGGGCTTTGATTTATATTCCTCAAAGAAAGTTATTTAGAGGGGTTATTGTTGAATGGTACCAAATTCAGAttcatttgtattaaaatgttttaatgcaaaacCTAGAGACTTATTTGagtcaataaatgaataaattaaagcaGCGGGACTacaacactgtttttatttttgggacaaAATTGTTTTGCCTGGCAACATTATGAGTCTCTCCTCACTGACGGGAATAGAATAATCAAGCAACAACGCTATGTCTTTCTATATGCTTTTAGGAGCTGGTGCAAATGAAACTAGTAAATGAGTAATGCAGCCCTACCTCCTCACTGCTGTATAATCTTGCAGCAAATGGGTTTCATTGTTGGCTTTTCCCCCTTGTTGACCATGTTTATGTAATTCAGGAGACTCCTGGGGCCCATGTTTCACTGTATAATGGCCCTGCTGGCTTCTGTTCCCAATgggaaatgactcatttcaaaCTCAGGGTTTAGACCCAGCAGGGCTAATAATAAACTGTTTACATGTCTGACTCTGTCGGGCTGGCATTGATGTCATAGCAGCAGAGAAGTATGACAGCATGTTTGTGCATTTCATTTGATTGTAAAGGTAAGGCACGTATGAAAACTCATTTTGTTGTCTGCTGACCTTACTGGTGGACATATTATAAAATTCAGGAGGCAGTTTCATTATTCTTAATTACCAGCTAACTTGATTCTTAGCAGGACCTCTGTTacattaatgtttgtttatgttcaAAAGTTCACTTGTATCTCTCTTTGCTCCTCTGTTCTTCATTCCCTCAGTGGTTATCCATGGGATTTGGTTCTACGATAAGGAGGACTGTCAACGCATTGCTCAGAGGATGAAGATGTAAGTTCTTATACAACTAAAGACTATGTGTACACcacttaaagaaaagaaattgagAATGGGTCTTGTAAACAGGGACTAGTGACTTATGGCCGTCAGCCACTGTGGCTGAATGTTTATTTCATATCTTAGTCTGCAAATGACAGAGACTACATGTGTTTATTAATGGATTTGTGTCTGGAgcttaaagcaaacaaatgacaaCCCTGACATGTTTGAATGAGATTGGCTCGCAGGGTGAGCGattgtttcttttactttggcctgaaaaatatatattaggCATAAAGGTGCTTGTCTTATCCTGATGAAAGTACTCTACTTTACTACTTGTCTTGTATGGATCTGAATGTATTTTGACATTGActcgtgtgtgtatgtgtagtcTGACCCAGCAGGAGCAGACCCTGGCGCAGTCTCAGGGTGGATGGTTGTctccaggaggaggaggaggaagaggtgtaggaggaggaggacgaggaggaggaggagtagtagggggagtaggaggaggaggaggaagaggagtacttggaggaggaagaggaggaggaagtgaagCGAAGGCAGTGGACATCATCCAGATGCTGACCAAAGCACGCACAGAGTATGACAAGGTAAGAAAACCCCTGCTGGCTTTAGTAGGGAAAATTTTAACAAATCAAGATAAATACTTTGGTATTAACTTTTTGTTCTTGaaaaattgaaacattttatttgatagTTTGCATTTTCTCATATTAACCAGTAGGCAGTACTGAATCAAATATTTACCATACTTTTTagttcctctgtctgtccttctgaCCCCTCATTCTCCTTGTTCTATTTGAAGTCTACATCCGAGCCAAAGGAGATTGGTGGCAGCAGTGTTATTTATGGAAATCCCAATCTGATCAAGCCAATACCTGTTAAACCCAATACACAGGTAAAACACCCTCAGCCACTAATGTTTTCATTCTAGGGTTGACTTCAGTACACCGTCTTTCACTCCACTGCACCCATTTTTACACTGCaccacaacaaaaatgtaacatagATGATAGTATGGAACAGCGTTACTAAATTAAATGTACCGTAAGTAATTCCATGAGTTCTGTCTTCTCGTGCTTACTGCTTGCCTTATGTGTCTTACACTTCTCTCCCTTCGTCTCTTCCAGGACAGTGAAATTGCTGATCCCAAGCCTCTCTCTCTGGCCACCCTTTTTGGCTCTCAGCATCAACATCACCACTCATCCAAACCAGAACCAATCTCTCCTATGGCCGCCCCTGGGACGGGGCCTTCAACTGGACGAGTCACTCGGCCCCCTGTAGCCCGTTCGCTGAAATATGACGATACCGTGAACTCTGGCAGAGGTGTGACCTCCAAGGGAGGGAACGTGGCCATGGTTGATGAAGGACTCCGCGCTATGACTGGAGGGCAAACGGTAGTAGAAGAGGGTGGGAATGTTGTAGGCTTGCTGCCAAGTCCCACTTCAgcccatcagcagcagcataaCCAGCCTCAGCACTGCGCAGCCATCCAGAAACTCAtgcagggacagagaggagTCGGGGTGGTCGGAGGGGTGCTCCAGACCGTGTCCGAGTCCCCAGAGAACAGGCTGTGTGACAACGGGGTGCCACTGGagcatcaccaccatcatcaccatctgtaccatcatcatcaccagcagcaccaccttcaccatcaccagcagcagcagcagcttcaagCTGACCCAATCAAGAGACTTTTCCAAACCCAgccaccccctccctcctccaacCCTCCGCCTCTGCAGCAGAGCCTTCATCTCACCCCTCAGCCCGTTATGGTGAATTCTGTTCCATGTTCTCACCTTCAAGCGCAGCAAAgccagcagctgtttttcagcctaTCCAAGCCTCAACCAGAGGCACAGCACACCAGCCAGACAGCTTCAGCTATACAGGGAACAGGTGGGACATCTTTTATCCTATCAATATGTTCTGAGTGATCATACCACAACCACACAGCAAATTTTccagaaatatataatatatacatatactaagcaaaaatgtgatgtgttgtataaataaagtaaaatcttattttcaatGATATTTTTCCTGCTCTACCAGGTTTGCTGCCATCTCAGGCGACCAATGAGCAGGTCCTTCAACCTTTACATGGTATGAGTtgagatttctttaaaataaataacagtcaGATGCTGTACTAGTTATGTAAATGGACTAATTAtattcatgctgcatttgtatatttatcagAAATTTCTGTTTATGTATGATCGCTAACAACTTGTGCAAATTGAGCCCTcttaataaaatgctttaaaatttaGTCAACCTTTACACAAATTCCAACCTACTTTTCCTACAGTTTTCAGTCAAATTAAATGTGAATCCAGTTGAATTTGAGAGAATCTGTAGAGTAGAGCCCTGCACTGGCATTTTCTCAATCCTACCGCCGCTTGATTTCTGACCATTACGCCGCCCCTGCAATGTGCATATTGTGCTCCTGCCTGCTCCTGAAGTTTGTGTAAATacaaatgtttcacatttttgtgtcatgttttcaacaataaCACTCCAGAAGTAGCTTTACTACTACtggttttattaatttattaatattaataatttcttactCGTGCTTCCCATTCACTTAGGTTTTGCATTTGTATACAAACTTGATAGTTTTGCCATCGTATACAATAGCTATTGTATCCATTTTTTACTAAATTGTTGTGCCATTGAATACCATCAGACTATGCTTTATGTTTCTGCATGGTCTTTGAAACCATAAGGATGTCTGCTTGCTATTATTATCTGCTTTactatttctgtaaaatatgcTTAATTGAATATCTCTTCTCTAACATAGCTATTTGAGTTGACCTTTCATTTAATATTCTTACAGGCATTTGACTATTTGTGTATCTCTCTATCACCATCTCTCTATTTAAActctaaaatgtctttttcaagaTGCCTGTTTTTTCTGCATAAGCTGTTAAAGTTATTCGTGTTCTCCTGTCAGGTCTGTCTTCCCAGATGCCTGGTGTGGTGTCGCCTCATGAGCTCCTGCAAAAACTCCAGCTGGTCCAGCAGGAGCAGAGCCTGGCTTCCCATGATCCCCCTCGACTCTGTCCAGGGCTGGCTCCTCGATTCCTGGGGCCCACACAAGGTCAAGGAGCAGGCTCAGATGTAGGCCCAGTCTCAAACCCAACGACAGCTACTACAGGTCAAAAGGCTGCTCTGCAGTTTCAGGTAAACACGATGAACTCTGACGGCGGTTGTCTTCAACTTGTTTACTATTCGTAAAGCCGAGCAGAGCTTTTGCATAAAAGCATGGTTGGTTG
This genomic interval from Plectropomus leopardus isolate mb chromosome 22, YSFRI_Pleo_2.0, whole genome shotgun sequence contains the following:
- the dcp1b gene encoding mRNA-decapping enzyme 1B, producing MTATSAGSSSCLPAKGLDISLAALQRQDPYINNIVDVASQVALYTYNNRANEWEKTEVEGTLFIYTRLASPRHGFTIMNRLSMENLTEPITKDLDFQLQHPFLLYRNARLVIHGIWFYDKEDCQRIAQRMKILTQQEQTLAQSQGGWLSPGGGGGRGVGGGGRGGGGVVGGVGGGGGRGVLGGGRGGGSEAKAVDIIQMLTKARTEYDKSTSEPKEIGGSSVIYGNPNLIKPIPVKPNTQDSEIADPKPLSLATLFGSQHQHHHSSKPEPISPMAAPGTGPSTGRVTRPPVARSLKYDDTVNSGRGVTSKGGNVAMVDEGLRAMTGGQTVVEEGGNVVGLLPSPTSAHQQQHNQPQHCAAIQKLMQGQRGVGVVGGVLQTVSESPENRLCDNGVPLEHHHHHHHLYHHHHQQHHLHHHQQQQQLQADPIKRLFQTQPPPPSSNPPPLQQSLHLTPQPVMVNSVPCSHLQAQQSQQLFFSLSKPQPEAQHTSQTASAIQGTGLLPSQATNEQVLQPLHGLSSQMPGVVSPHELLQKLQLVQQEQSLASHDPPRLCPGLAPRFLGPTQGQGAGSDVGPVSNPTTATTGQKAALQFQVISPQRIPATVAPNLLLSPSVFSQAKSGGGLSAVAQETCPVPSTLSRPPLQEEIRVLSRSQLQATLLHLIQTDSSFLDNIYEAYISRLADDSSSKY